ACCATGATGGTTTTGAAAATTACCGCGATTGCAACATTTACCAAGCCGACCCTGAACCCTGCGAAGAGGCCTTCCGCCGTTCGATCGGCATTGTCGTGTCGGGGTAACTCAGGGATGGGGATGAACCATAGGCACTTGGCAACTTTTAGGTTGGTTCAAATAAAAATGACAAGCTAATAATAATTCTGTAAAGGCGATAGGGATTTCGGAGAATTGTTTGTAAAAAGCTTTAATAATCCCTTCGAATTGTTGTTGATATTTTGTTTCGCAAGTATAGCCAAAAAATTTGAGCAAGTTCATCGCCGCCACTGAATTTCCCGATGGCATGGCATTATCAAAACCTTCTTTTTTGCGAGTAATGAGATGAGGATCATTGGCACGAGAAAAAAAGTACCCCCCGTTTTTTTCATCTAAAAACAATTCGTCTTGTTTTTTTTGCAACGCAAGTGCCCAAGAAAACCATTGTTCATCGTGACTTGTGACATATAATTCTAGCAATCCAAAAATTAAAAACGCATAATCTTCTAACGTGCCTAAGTATTTAGCTTCACCATCACGCCAGCGCCGAAATAACTCGCTATCATGGATCCCGGCTCCGGGGCCGGGATGACGTTGAGTTTTAATAAATTGAGCGGCTTGAATAGCAGCTTGTAGGTATTTTTCTTCACCCAACACCCTTGCCCCCAAGGCCATGGCACTAATCATCAACCCATTCCACGAAGTTAAGATTTTATCATCGCGTAAAGGATGAACACGCTTTTCCCGCAGTTGAAATAATTTTGCTTGAGCCGATTTTAATTTTGGATCTGCTTTGATGGCCCAGTCAAACTCACTTTGTAAATTTAAAATATTTTCGCCTTCCCAGTTACCTTCTTTCGTCACTCCATAAACTTTTTTAAATAATGCAAATTCCTCTGCGGTTAACGCCGCTTGAATCTCTTGCTCACTCCAAACATAAAATTTACCCTCGACCCCTTCGCTATCGGCATCTTCAGCGCAATAAAATCCACCCTCGGGATGGTGAAGCTTTCGCAATACATAGTCCAAAGTTTCTTGGGCTATCTTGGCAAAATCTTTGGCTTGAGTTGCTTGATAGGCCTCAAGATAGGCTATGGCCAAGATCGCATTGTCATAGAGCATTTTTTCAAAGTGGGGCACTAACCAACGTTGATCGGTTGAATAACGAGCAAACCCTCCCCCTAAATGATCATAAATGCCACCACGAGCCATGCACTCCAGGGTTTTAGTCGCCATCTCTAAGGCATGGGGTTCTTTAAATTGCTGGTGGTAACGGAGTAAAAAATTGATTTTCATTCCGGTGGGGAATTTAGGGGCTAGGCTAAAGCCGCCAGAATGGGGATCGTAGGAACTTTTAAGTTGTTGAAAGCCTAAGTGGAGGCAATCGGCCATGGATCCCGGGGCTAAGCCCGGGATGACAGGGTTCGCAATGACATCTGTTTTTAAATGGCGTACCAACTCCCGCCCTGCCTGTTTAATCTCTGCTGGATTTTGCTGCCAGTTTTCGGCAATTTTTTGCAACACTCTTATAAAATTAGCCTTGGGGAAATAAGTCCCACCAAAGAAAGGGTATAGATCCGGCGTTAAAAAAACATTAAGCGGCCACCCACCCCGTTGCCCCATGGCATGAACGGCATCCATATAGATTTGATCCACATCGGGGAGTTCTTCTCGGTCAACTTTGATACAAACAAAATTTTCATTGAGTACTTTTGCCACTGCATGATCTTCAAAAGACTCATGTTCCATCACATGACACCAATGACAGGTAGCATAGCCAATACTTAAAAAAATCAGCCTGTTATGCTGTTTAGCCCCTTGCAAAGTAGCTTCATTCCACGCCCGCCAATCCACCGGATTGTGGGCATGTTGAAGCAAATAGGGGCTTTTTTCATGAATGAGTTCATTTCCCATTTTTAGTACCTACATTGTCTCTTAAGTGGAGGATACCCTCTTGTGCGGCCTTTGTTTCTATGGTCTTAACAATATAGCTGGTGGTGACAAGATTATGAAGAGACATTTATTATTTTGGTTAGGGGTTTTGGCATTATTAGCGGCATCTCCTGCCTATGCCAGGAACCTATTTGTCAGCAGTCATTCTGCTCCCAACATCCAGGTCTATTATTCTTACAGTTTTCCTTTGAGTTACAATATCCGTCGTGATTGGAGGTGGAGAAGACCACCTTCTCATGTTGATGTGCGCCACGGTTCGCATGTTCACCATTACTATAACTGCACCGATCCATCTCACTACCACGGCATTCAATACTTTTACCCCTCGTGGTACCCTTAATTCTTGAAATAAATTTGAATTTGAGTATAATGACTGCAAAAGATGGAGGAAACCACAACTTCATTCCTGCAAAGGTACTCTGCTCAACTCGTTGGTTTCCTATTGCCCGCCGCAAAAAGACTCAAAAAATTATTTTCGTTCCAATACGACGACACCCCCTTAAGCGATAAAATTTATCATCTGCATCGGCATTGGTTAAAAATTATTCACGATCATTATTTTCGAGTTGAACATTTTGGCCAATACGAAGAAGCCAAAAAAATCGCCAAAAAAGAACACATCATGGTTATTAGCCACCATGGCAATACCTTAGAGGCCGCTTTAATTGGTTATTTCTTTATCATTCACCAATTAGGCAAATTGCGAGTTTTAGTTTACAAAGAGGCCTTTCGGCTGCCTTTTATCCGTGAATTTTTTCGTAGTGGGCAATGCATTCCCATTTCGATTGAAGCCGGTTCACAAGCCCTTAAAGAAGGTCATATCATGGTATTCCCTGAAGGGATGGATTTCATCAAACGCTATGTGCAAAAAAATTATGTGATTAAATTTCACAAAGGGTTTTTAAACATCGCCCAAAAATATCTGCAAGATCACCAGCTTGATCACATTCATATTGTGCCGGTGGGGCATGATGGTATTGAAAATACTTTAAAATTTTGGGTGATCGATAATCCCACGATCGTAGAAAAATTTATCAAACCTATCTTTCATTATCCTTATTTTGTTTTTCCTAAACTTCCCCTTATTTTACCTCACAAAACCATAATGAAATGGGGCAAACCCCAAAAGGTTACTTTAGAAGACCTGCAAAATCCACGTCTCTTCACTCAAATGATGAATGACTTTCGTAGCCAAATTTTGGCACTACGGCGCATGGCTCACAAACTCAATCAGCTAAGGGATTTACCATTCCGGGCAAGGCCGGAATTTACCTGACAAGGCTAAGGGGTCACCCATTAGCCCCTGCGGTCAAGAGAAAAAAGGGTTCCCTTAGGATTTTTTCATCAATCCTTTTGAAGTAATCATCTGATAAGATGAAGGCCAAGGGGTCAAGTCTTGACAGTGGACAGGTTAAGCCAATAAAAAAACCTGTCCACTGTCAAGACTTGACCCCTATTTTTGCTATTTTTTCTCTTGACCGCAGGGGCTAATGGGTGACCCCTATTTACTGATGGGTGACCCCTATTCTATTCTA
The window above is part of the Deltaproteobacteria bacterium genome. Proteins encoded here:
- a CDS encoding thioredoxin domain-containing protein, producing MGNELIHEKSPYLLQHAHNPVDWRAWNEATLQGAKQHNRLIFLSIGYATCHWCHVMEHESFEDHAVAKVLNENFVCIKVDREELPDVDQIYMDAVHAMGQRGGWPLNVFLTPDLYPFFGGTYFPKANFIRVLQKIAENWQQNPAEIKQAGRELVRHLKTDVIANPVIPGLAPGSMADCLHLGFQQLKSSYDPHSGGFSLAPKFPTGMKINFLLRYHQQFKEPHALEMATKTLECMARGGIYDHLGGGFARYSTDQRWLVPHFEKMLYDNAILAIAYLEAYQATQAKDFAKIAQETLDYVLRKLHHPEGGFYCAEDADSEGVEGKFYVWSEQEIQAALTAEEFALFKKVYGVTKEGNWEGENILNLQSEFDWAIKADPKLKSAQAKLFQLREKRVHPLRDDKILTSWNGLMISAMALGARVLGEEKYLQAAIQAAQFIKTQRHPGPGAGIHDSELFRRWRDGEAKYLGTLEDYAFLIFGLLELYVTSHDEQWFSWALALQKKQDELFLDEKNGGYFFSRANDPHLITRKKEGFDNAMPSGNSVAAMNLLKFFGYTCETKYQQQFEGIIKAFYKQFSEIPIAFTELLLACHFYLNQPKSCQVPMVHPHP
- a CDS encoding 1-acyl-sn-glycerol-3-phosphate acyltransferase encodes the protein MEETTTSFLQRYSAQLVGFLLPAAKRLKKLFSFQYDDTPLSDKIYHLHRHWLKIIHDHYFRVEHFGQYEEAKKIAKKEHIMVISHHGNTLEAALIGYFFIIHQLGKLRVLVYKEAFRLPFIREFFRSGQCIPISIEAGSQALKEGHIMVFPEGMDFIKRYVQKNYVIKFHKGFLNIAQKYLQDHQLDHIHIVPVGHDGIENTLKFWVIDNPTIVEKFIKPIFHYPYFVFPKLPLILPHKTIMKWGKPQKVTLEDLQNPRLFTQMMNDFRSQILALRRMAHKLNQLRDLPFRARPEFT